In one Diabrotica virgifera virgifera chromosome 5, PGI_DIABVI_V3a genomic region, the following are encoded:
- the LOC126885539 gene encoding uncharacterized protein LOC126885539, with product MTDGNTSDNTSASVDRISVKIPPFWPNDPEIWFLQVENQFTLANITSDATKFNYVVANLDTAYILEVRDIIVSPPATERYAKLKSELIKRLSASQQQKIKRLLEHEELGDRRPSQFLRHLQSLAGTTVPDNIVRSLWLGRLPASTQAILATQAKASLDAVAELADTISEAIAPRAQISEASNARENTIEKLTAELADENENPAI from the coding sequence ATGACGGACGGTAATACCAGTGACAACACCAGTGCTTCAGTCGATCGGATTTCAGTTAAAATCCCACCTTTCTGGCCCAACGATCCTGAAATATGGTTCCTGCAAGTAGAAAACCAATTTACACTGGCAAATATAACAAGTGACGCAACCAAATTCAACTATGTAGTTGCCAATTTAGACACAGCCTACATATTAGAAGTTAGGGACATCATTGTTTCACCACCAGCCACAGAGAGgtatgcaaaattaaaatcagaatTAATTAAGAGACTTAGTGCATCACAGcaacaaaagattaaaagacTACTCGAGCATGAAGAACTGGGCGATCGAAGACCTTCGCAGTTCTTACGACATTTACAGTCTTTAGCAGGCACAACGGTACCGGACAATATTGTAAGGTCTCTGTGGTTAGGTAGACTGCCAGCGTCTACACAGGCTATTCTAGCTACTCAAGCTAAGGCTAGTTTGGACGCAGTTGCCGAGCTAGCTGACACAATATCTGAAGCGATAGCTCCTAGGGCCCAAATTTCAGAAGCTTCTAACGCTCGTGAAAATACCATAGAAAAATTGACAGCCGAATTAGCTGATGAAAATGAAAATCCAGCTATCTAG